ATATGTTGTTTATTCATCTCTAACACCGCTCAGGCAACTGGAAGTCAAGAATATAAGCTAGGTATCAACGATAAAATGTCAAAAGTCACTGTGTATTTAGATAAAGGGGTATCCTATGTTTCTGTTCGTGATTTTGCGGACTCTATGAAACTAACAATGAGAGGTTCGGCAGAACAAATCGTACTGAGCAATGAAAAAACATCTGTAACATTGTTAAAAACTAAAAATAAGGCAGTGACTACGGATGGACGTGGACATTCAATACAGTTCATAGAGAGACAAGATAAGATGATGATTCCTTTGCGGTTCTTAGCAGAGCGTTTCTCATATACGATGTCGTTTCAATCAGAGAGTCACTTGTTCAGAGTAACGGACAAATCTGCTAAATTAAGTAATAAACAATTTATAGATTTGTATAAAGATACTTTGAAGCAACAACAGCCTTCGACAGTAGTGAAGAAGAATGGTAATAAAGGGAACAAGAAGGTTATTTATCTAACTTTTGATGATGGACCTACAGCCACTTCTACTCCATTACTTAATATTTTGTCCAAATATGATGCGAAAGCCACTTTTTTCATGGTGGGTCCTAACATAACGAAGTACCCTCAAGTTGTAAAACGTATGGTTAAGGAAGGTCACGGTCTTGGGTTACATAGTATGACTCATGTTCAAAGTAAATTTTACAAATCGCCATCCAGTGCTTTACAAGAAATGAATCAGACGAACGAGAATCTATTTAAAGTGACTAAACTTAAAACGAGTCTGATCCGAACTCCCTATGGAAGTAAGCCCTATTTTGGAAAAAGCTATAGAGATGTTGTGTTATCTCAAGGCTACCATTTGTGGGATTGGAATGTAGATTCTGAAGACTGGAAAT
The nucleotide sequence above comes from Paenibacillus sp. IHBB 10380. Encoded proteins:
- a CDS encoding polysaccharide deacetylase, with translation MLSYKKMSVLILFICCLFISNTAQATGSQEYKLGINDKMSKVTVYLDKGVSYVSVRDFADSMKLTMRGSAEQIVLSNEKTSVTLLKTKNKAVTTDGRGHSIQFIERQDKMMIPLRFLAERFSYTMSFQSESHLFRVTDKSAKLSNKQFIDLYKDTLKQQQPSTVVKKNGNKGNKKVIYLTFDDGPTATSTPLLNILSKYDAKATFFMVGPNITKYPQVVKRMVKEGHGLGLHSMTHVQSKFYKSPSSALQEMNQTNENLFKVTKLKTSLIRTPYGSKPYFGKSYRDVVLSQGYHLWDWNVDSEDWKYKYDSQKIYNSVLKQVNKVHKEKVTPIILMHDQKATLKVLPQILEKLKKDGYEFKAITKDMTPANFWNDKR